A genomic window from Xenorhabdus cabanillasii includes:
- a CDS encoding AAA family ATPase codes for MTNLKLDWQSLQPDSAPYQALFNSVAELPTITIEAIQPRLHNGLTLFCQANLRQSFMLLKAEESDAYLALLSDTVSALLPGNHSNVGGYYQIEHQTITWHPSDEGPFAPNQRVAYREWIEPEQLFGNIYTHQGVLQLQPGLIHHVNGGVLILPLRTLLSQPLMWVRLKQMIIQRRFDWLSHDENRSLPLPIPSIPLDLHLILVGDRLSLEELHAIEPELAINALYSEFELDMPFHEEADLAIWCRYVNGLIQQQKLPSLSTDAWPELLRQAIRYTEDQFSLPLDIQWLNQKLTTAANYQQENQITLHSLQQAEENRRWRHAYLAERSIDEILKGQILIRTQGAVIGQINGLSVLEYPGYPDPIGEPSRISCVAHLGDGEFIDVERKVELGGNIHAKGMMIMQAYLISELKLDQPQPFSASIVFEQSYGEVDGDSASLAELCALISALSQQPIDQQIAVTGAVDQFGFVQPIGGVNEKIEGFFHVCNCRELTGSQGVIIPMANIQHLCLHQDIVSAVKSGKFHIWAVEHVSEAASLLTGIPYYDAQKEHLLAMIYERITQVNNQERPKLPWFLRWLG; via the coding sequence TTGACGAATCTAAAATTAGACTGGCAGTCATTACAGCCAGACAGTGCACCTTATCAAGCACTTTTCAATTCTGTTGCTGAATTGCCTACTATTACCATAGAAGCAATTCAACCTAGATTGCATAATGGGCTAACACTTTTTTGTCAGGCCAACTTACGTCAATCTTTTATGTTGTTAAAAGCAGAGGAGAGTGATGCCTATCTGGCGCTTTTGTCTGATACAGTTTCTGCATTATTACCAGGAAATCATTCCAATGTTGGAGGCTACTATCAGATTGAACACCAAACCATCACGTGGCACCCGTCTGATGAAGGCCCTTTCGCACCAAATCAGCGTGTTGCTTATCGTGAGTGGATTGAACCGGAACAATTGTTTGGTAATATCTATACACATCAAGGCGTGCTTCAGTTACAACCGGGGCTTATTCATCACGTTAATGGTGGCGTCCTAATTTTACCTCTGCGCACTCTGTTATCCCAACCTTTAATGTGGGTTCGCCTCAAGCAGATGATCATTCAGCGCCGTTTTGATTGGTTATCACATGATGAGAATCGTTCCTTACCTCTGCCAATTCCCTCAATTCCGTTAGATTTACATCTGATTCTTGTAGGAGATCGATTGAGCCTTGAAGAGTTACACGCTATCGAACCAGAGCTGGCAATTAACGCTTTATACAGTGAATTTGAGCTGGATATGCCATTCCATGAAGAAGCGGATCTGGCAATATGGTGTCGCTATGTCAACGGACTCATTCAGCAACAAAAACTCCCATCTTTGAGTACCGATGCATGGCCAGAATTACTCAGACAGGCTATTCGCTATACTGAAGATCAATTCAGCTTGCCTTTAGATATTCAGTGGTTGAACCAAAAACTGACAACGGCAGCCAATTATCAGCAGGAAAATCAGATTACACTTCATTCTCTGCAACAGGCAGAAGAGAATCGACGTTGGCGCCATGCGTATTTGGCTGAGCGTAGTATAGATGAAATTCTGAAAGGTCAAATACTGATCCGCACCCAGGGTGCTGTTATTGGTCAAATTAACGGATTATCCGTACTTGAATATCCCGGCTATCCAGACCCCATCGGTGAACCCTCTCGTATCAGTTGTGTTGCCCATTTAGGTGATGGAGAATTTATTGATGTAGAACGTAAGGTTGAACTGGGTGGCAATATTCATGCAAAAGGCATGATGATCATGCAGGCTTATCTGATCTCTGAATTGAAACTGGATCAACCGCAGCCATTCTCTGCTTCGATTGTATTTGAGCAATCCTACGGTGAAGTTGATGGTGACAGCGCTTCATTGGCAGAATTATGTGCATTAATCAGTGCGCTATCACAACAACCTATTGACCAGCAAATCGCTGTCACAGGCGCAGTAGACCAATTCGGTTTTGTTCAACCGATTGGGGGCGTTAATGAAAAAATTGAAGGTTTCTTCCATGTGTGCAACTGCCGTGAATTGACCGGTTCACAAGGTGTAATTATTCCAATGGCCAATATACAACACCTATGTCTGCATCAGGATATTGTTAGCGCTGTGAAAAGTGGCAAATTCCACATTTGGGCTGTTGAACACGTATCCGAAGCCGCTTCATTATTGACCGGCATTCCTTACTATGATGCACAAAAAGAACACTTGTTAGCTATGATATACGAACGTATTACACAAGTGAATAATCAAGAACGTCCTAAGTTACCTTGGTTCTTACGCTGGTTGGGTTAG
- the fabA gene encoding bifunctional 3-hydroxydecanoyl-ACP dehydratase/trans-2-decenoyl-ACP isomerase, with product MFKRQESYTKEELLTSGKGQLFGENGPPLPSGNMLMMDRIIKMTEDGGIYNKGYIEAELDIHPDLWFFGCHFVNDPVMPGCLGLDAMWQLVGFFMGWLGGEGKGRALGVGEVKFTGQVLPTAKKITYRINLKRVINRKLIMALADGEVLVDGKLIYTATNLKVGLFKDTNNF from the coding sequence ATGTTTAAAAGACAAGAGTCCTACACGAAAGAAGAACTTCTAACCTCTGGAAAAGGCCAGTTATTTGGTGAGAATGGGCCACCACTCCCTTCTGGTAATATGTTAATGATGGATCGCATCATTAAGATGACAGAAGATGGTGGCATCTATAATAAGGGGTATATCGAAGCTGAACTCGATATTCATCCTGACCTCTGGTTTTTTGGTTGCCATTTTGTCAATGACCCCGTTATGCCCGGTTGCCTTGGCCTTGATGCAATGTGGCAACTTGTTGGTTTCTTCATGGGCTGGCTTGGTGGTGAAGGTAAAGGCCGCGCGCTTGGTGTTGGAGAAGTTAAGTTTACAGGACAAGTGTTACCAACAGCTAAAAAGATTACCTACCGTATTAACTTGAAGCGTGTCATTAACCGTAAACTTATTATGGCTTTGGCTGATGGTGAAGTATTAGTAGATGGTAAACTCATCTATACTGCAACAAATCTGAAAGTAGGCTTATTTAAAGACACCAACAACTTTTGA
- the rmf gene encoding ribosome modulation factor, translating into MKRQKRDRLARALSKGYQAGILGRPRENCPYHSLDARSHWLGGWRQAMEDRV; encoded by the coding sequence ATGAAAAGACAAAAAAGAGACCGCTTGGCACGCGCACTTTCTAAAGGTTATCAAGCTGGTATTTTGGGGCGACCACGGGAAAATTGTCCTTATCATTCATTGGATGCTCGTTCACATTGGTTGGGGGGCTGGCGTCAAGCAATGGAGGATCGTGTTTGA
- the pqiC gene encoding membrane integrity-associated transporter subunit PqiC, with the protein MEKLMLRLALLIPVSFLIMGNLLISGCSSSQPKKIYYQLPASTITSEVSRIDTNQERQLWVKKVHLVDYLASSGIVYQTGDVTYNDASNHLWASPLEQQLQQILVNQLSSAFPQRLVSDQPIEKNADALDLTITAFHGRYDGRVTIQGYWVLSKQKEAIKRTFNLELKQTKDGYAELVRTLATGYNQLTQSIASQIASQG; encoded by the coding sequence ATGGAAAAGTTGATGTTAAGATTGGCTCTTTTAATTCCTGTCAGCTTCTTGATTATGGGAAACCTGTTAATTTCGGGGTGCAGTAGTAGCCAACCGAAAAAAATTTATTACCAGTTACCTGCTTCAACAATAACTTCAGAGGTAAGCAGAATAGATACCAATCAAGAGCGTCAGTTATGGGTAAAAAAGGTACACCTCGTTGATTATCTGGCATCATCCGGCATTGTTTATCAAACGGGAGATGTCACTTATAACGATGCTTCAAATCACTTATGGGCCAGTCCACTGGAGCAACAATTACAACAAATTTTAGTTAATCAGTTGAGTTCTGCATTCCCACAGAGGTTGGTTTCTGATCAACCAATAGAAAAGAATGCTGATGCACTGGATCTCACAATAACGGCTTTTCATGGGCGTTATGATGGGCGGGTTACTATTCAGGGATATTGGGTCTTATCTAAACAGAAAGAAGCGATTAAGCGAACATTTAACTTAGAATTGAAACAAACGAAAGATGGTTATGCGGAATTAGTGCGCACTTTGGCCACGGGCTATAATCAGTTGACTCAGTCCATTGCCAGTCAGATAGCTTCACAGGGTTAA
- the pqiA gene encoding membrane integrity-associated transporter subunit PqiA yields the protein MCSDNHQHDKLVLCSQCDMLVTLPDLEEGNKAVCPRCDTLLTAKWKEPRNQPTGYAVSSLLMLFLACLFPFVSMNVAGIVSEITLTEIPEVMFSEDYSSIAVFFLVFVQFVPAFCMVSIILLCQNIKIARRLKIELARILFQMKTWCMAEIFLAGVLVSFVKLMAYGDIAVGLSFLPYCLFCLFQVRAFQCLDRYWIWNDIEPEPKVCIPLQAGKPGLVQGIRLCQCCTAILPVQQHQCSRCHSKGHARRHYSLQWTMALLITSAILYIPANALPIMVTQTLGRHINSTILEGIILLWSTGSYPVALVIFIASIMVPLLKMFSIGWLCWDAKSHGRYNSETMHLIYEVVEFVGRWSMIDVFVIAVLSTLVRMGQFMSVYPATGAILFALVVILTMFASMTFDPRLTWDKANKKFELQKNEES from the coding sequence TTGTGTTCTGACAACCATCAGCATGACAAGCTGGTTTTATGCTCCCAATGCGATATGCTGGTGACCTTACCCGATTTGGAGGAAGGAAATAAGGCTGTTTGCCCACGATGTGATACTTTACTGACTGCAAAGTGGAAAGAACCACGTAATCAACCGACAGGCTATGCAGTAAGTTCATTATTAATGTTATTTCTTGCCTGCCTGTTTCCTTTCGTCAGCATGAATGTTGCAGGTATTGTCAGTGAAATTACTCTGACAGAGATCCCAGAGGTCATGTTCAGTGAAGATTATTCGAGCATAGCTGTATTCTTCTTGGTCTTTGTGCAGTTTGTGCCTGCATTCTGCATGGTTTCCATTATCCTTTTATGTCAGAACATTAAAATAGCGCGACGGCTAAAAATTGAGTTGGCACGTATTTTGTTTCAGATGAAAACCTGGTGTATGGCAGAGATCTTTTTAGCCGGGGTGCTGGTTAGTTTTGTAAAGCTTATGGCTTATGGCGATATTGCGGTTGGCCTGAGTTTTTTGCCTTACTGTCTTTTTTGCCTATTTCAGGTCAGAGCGTTCCAATGTCTTGACAGATATTGGATTTGGAATGATATAGAACCTGAACCTAAAGTGTGTATACCTCTGCAAGCGGGTAAACCCGGTTTAGTTCAGGGCATCAGATTGTGCCAATGTTGTACTGCTATTTTGCCTGTTCAACAACATCAATGCTCCCGTTGTCACTCAAAAGGGCATGCTCGCCGTCACTATAGCCTTCAATGGACTATGGCGCTATTAATTACATCAGCCATACTTTATATTCCAGCGAATGCGTTGCCGATCATGGTGACCCAGACATTAGGCCGTCACATTAACTCAACCATTTTGGAAGGCATTATTTTGCTCTGGAGTACTGGCTCCTATCCGGTTGCTCTGGTTATTTTTATCGCCAGTATTATGGTGCCTTTGCTGAAAATGTTCTCTATCGGTTGGTTATGCTGGGACGCTAAAAGTCACGGCAGATATAACTCGGAAACTATGCATTTGATTTACGAAGTGGTGGAATTTGTTGGGCGCTGGTCAATGATTGATGTTTTTGTTATTGCTGTTTTATCAACATTAGTACGTATGGGGCAGTTTATGAGTGTCTATCCCGCAACAGGAGCAATATTGTTTGCTTTGGTGGTGATTTTGACAATGTTTGCGTCAATGACATTTGATCCGCGTTTAACCTGGGATAAAGCTAATAAGAAATTTGAGTTACAGAAGAATGAGGAATCGTAA
- a CDS encoding ABC transporter ATP-binding protein: protein MSLISLSGAWLSFSDAPLLDNVELHIEENERVCLVGCNGAGKSTLLRVLAKEQMLDDGQVTYEQDLIVARLQQDPPRDVEGTVFDFVAEGVKEQAEYIKAFHQVSRLVETDPSDKNLNQLAELQEVLDIRGLWLLDSRINDVLKQLSLPAEAKLSSLSGGWLRKAALGRALVSSPKVLFLDEPTNHLDIDTIEWLENFLKDFNGSLVFISHDRSFIHSMATRIVDLDRGKLISWPGNYDKYLEGKEEALRVEELQNAEFDKKLAQEEVWIRQGIKARRTRNEGRVRALKALRVERSERRNVMGTAKMQVEEATRSGKIVFELENVNYQIGDKSLVKNFSAQIQRGDKIALVGPNGCGKTTLLKLMLGDLSADSGRIHCGTKLEVAYFDQHRAALDPDKTVMDNLAEGKQEVVVNGRPRHVLGYLQDFLFHPKRAMTPVRALSGGERNRLLLARLFLKPSNLLILDEPTNDLDVETLELLEELVDGYSGTVILVSHDRQFVDNSVTECWVFEGNGEINNYVGGYFDAQQQRAQTVSLRQSSVKKEKVEAKPVKTKEATKRSNNKISYHLLRELEQLPSLLETLEQEIEQLQTQVSDPEFFNQSHEIIQNVLQELADKEQELEKAFDRWQELEMIKNG from the coding sequence ATGTCATTAATTAGTTTATCTGGTGCCTGGTTATCATTCAGTGATGCGCCGTTATTGGATAATGTTGAGCTGCATATCGAAGAAAATGAAAGAGTGTGTCTGGTTGGCTGCAATGGGGCAGGGAAATCTACCTTATTGCGTGTACTGGCGAAAGAACAGATGCTGGATGACGGGCAAGTTACCTATGAACAGGATCTGATTGTCGCCCGTTTGCAACAGGATCCTCCCCGTGATGTGGAAGGAACAGTATTTGATTTTGTTGCTGAAGGAGTGAAAGAGCAAGCGGAATATATTAAGGCGTTTCATCAGGTATCACGTCTGGTAGAAACAGATCCTAGCGACAAAAACCTCAACCAGCTGGCGGAATTACAGGAAGTGTTAGATATTCGCGGTCTTTGGTTACTAGACAGCCGCATTAATGATGTATTAAAACAGCTTTCTTTACCTGCCGAAGCGAAGTTATCTTCTTTGTCGGGAGGTTGGTTACGTAAAGCCGCTTTAGGAAGGGCTTTGGTCAGCTCACCAAAAGTTCTTTTCCTTGATGAACCAACTAACCATCTTGATATTGATACGATTGAATGGTTGGAAAATTTCCTGAAAGATTTTAATGGCAGTTTAGTTTTTATTTCTCATGACCGTTCATTTATTCACAGTATGGCGACCCGAATTGTCGATTTGGATCGTGGAAAACTGATTTCATGGCCGGGAAATTATGATAAGTACCTTGAAGGCAAAGAAGAAGCTTTACGGGTTGAAGAACTACAGAATGCTGAATTTGATAAAAAGCTGGCTCAGGAAGAAGTTTGGATCCGTCAGGGAATTAAAGCACGTCGTACCCGTAATGAAGGGCGGGTAAGGGCACTGAAAGCATTGCGTGTGGAGCGCTCTGAACGTCGTAACGTTATGGGCACGGCAAAAATGCAGGTCGAGGAAGCGACACGCTCCGGTAAGATTGTGTTTGAACTGGAAAATGTTAATTACCAGATTGGTGATAAGTCATTAGTCAAGAATTTTTCGGCTCAAATTCAACGTGGTGACAAAATTGCTTTAGTCGGGCCGAATGGTTGTGGCAAAACAACACTATTGAAGCTGATGTTGGGAGATTTGTCGGCAGATAGTGGTCGGATCCATTGTGGAACAAAACTTGAAGTTGCTTATTTTGATCAGCATCGTGCAGCGCTTGATCCAGACAAAACGGTGATGGACAACCTTGCCGAAGGTAAACAGGAAGTGGTAGTAAACGGGCGTCCACGTCATGTTTTGGGTTATCTGCAAGATTTCCTTTTCCATCCTAAACGGGCGATGACACCAGTCCGGGCACTTTCGGGTGGTGAACGTAACCGTCTGCTGTTAGCACGTTTATTCCTGAAACCCAGTAATTTGCTTATTCTTGATGAACCTACCAATGATCTCGACGTTGAAACGCTGGAGTTACTGGAAGAACTCGTGGACGGTTATAGCGGTACAGTGATTTTGGTAAGCCATGATCGTCAGTTTGTTGACAATTCAGTAACAGAATGTTGGGTTTTTGAAGGTAATGGAGAGATCAATAACTATGTTGGGGGATACTTTGATGCTCAGCAGCAACGGGCACAAACAGTCTCTTTACGTCAGTCTTCCGTGAAAAAAGAGAAAGTGGAAGCCAAACCAGTTAAAACTAAGGAAGCTACGAAACGTTCAAATAATAAGATAAGTTACCATTTACTCAGAGAGTTAGAACAACTACCATCATTATTGGAAACGTTGGAACAAGAAATAGAACAGCTACAAACTCAGGTCAGTGATCCAGAATTTTTTAATCAATCACACGAAATCATACAAAACGTGTTGCAGGAACTGGCAGATAAAGAGCAAGAATTAGAAAAAGCTTTTGATCGCTGGCAGGAGCTGGAAATGATTAAAAATGGATGA
- the rlmKL gene encoding bifunctional 23S rRNA (guanine(2069)-N(7))-methyltransferase RlmK/23S rRNA (guanine(2445)-N(2))-methyltransferase RlmL — MNSLFASTARGLEELLKNELEILGAQSCKIAQGGVHFKGDERVMYKSLLWSRLASRILLPLNEFKVYSDLDLYLGVQSIDWTEIFSVDSTFSVHFSGTNEEIRNTQYGALKVKDAIVDCFVRKIKQRPDVAKQQPDVRINVFLNQEKATVSLDLSGDGLHIRGYRDLAGQAPLKENLAAAIVLRSGWNAGTPMVDPMCGSGTLLIEAAMIAADCAPGLRRQHWGFTSWLKFNETIWREVITEAQVRFRKGLQETTSRFFGIDIDRRVMDMARSNARRAGVSQLIQFQQGDASKLENPLPEGGMGTVLSNPPYGERLESEPALIALHSVFGRIIKNRFPGWRLSLFSASPELLSCLQLRAEREFKAKNGPLDCVQKNYFIQTNSSIQKSEQLSDKPQSLDSGIAEDYANRLRKNEKKLSKWAKQQGIDCYRLYDADLPEYNVAVDRYADKVIVQEYSPPKSVDANKARQRLFDVISATMNVLGLQSNQLILKTRQRQKGKNQYEKLAEKKEFFLVNEYGAKFWVNLTDYLDTGLFLDHRIARRKLGEMSQGKDFLNLFAYTGSATVHAGLGGARSTTTVDMSRTYLEWAEKNLQVNGLTGRQHRLIQADCLGWLEQTSEQFDLIFIDPPTFSNSKRMEDTFDVQRDHITLMERLKRLLRRGGILMFSNNKRGFKMDFAELEKLGLVAEEITEKTLSQDFARNRQIHNCWLLRHVGEEK, encoded by the coding sequence ATGAACTCTCTCTTTGCCAGCACGGCACGTGGACTGGAAGAACTGTTAAAGAACGAACTGGAAATATTGGGTGCGCAATCCTGTAAGATTGCCCAAGGCGGGGTTCATTTTAAAGGCGATGAACGGGTAATGTATAAAAGCCTGCTCTGGAGCAGGCTGGCATCCCGTATCCTGCTGCCACTTAATGAATTCAAGGTATACAGTGATCTGGACCTGTATCTTGGAGTTCAATCTATTGACTGGACTGAGATTTTTTCAGTAGATAGTACATTTTCAGTCCATTTTAGTGGTACAAATGAAGAAATCAGAAATACACAATATGGTGCTCTGAAAGTAAAAGACGCCATTGTTGATTGTTTTGTTCGTAAGATAAAACAGCGTCCTGATGTTGCTAAGCAACAGCCGGATGTCCGCATTAATGTCTTCCTGAATCAAGAAAAGGCAACTGTCTCCCTGGATTTAAGTGGAGACGGATTACATATCCGTGGTTATCGTGATTTGGCCGGACAAGCTCCTTTAAAAGAGAATTTGGCCGCAGCGATTGTCTTGCGTTCTGGTTGGAATGCGGGCACTCCGATGGTTGATCCGATGTGTGGTTCAGGAACGTTGTTGATTGAAGCGGCAATGATAGCGGCAGATTGTGCCCCTGGTTTACGCCGTCAACATTGGGGATTCACTTCATGGCTGAAATTTAATGAAACAATCTGGCGTGAAGTTATCACTGAAGCACAGGTACGTTTCCGAAAGGGACTGCAAGAAACAACTTCCCGTTTTTTTGGTATAGATATTGACCGTCGGGTTATGGATATGGCGCGCTCAAATGCCAGAAGGGCTGGCGTTTCCCAATTGATCCAGTTCCAGCAGGGAGATGCGAGTAAGCTGGAAAATCCATTGCCAGAAGGGGGAATGGGGACAGTATTGAGTAACCCGCCTTACGGCGAACGTCTTGAAAGTGAGCCTGCACTGATTGCTTTACACAGTGTATTTGGCCGGATCATAAAAAACCGGTTTCCGGGCTGGCGCTTATCTCTATTCAGTGCTTCACCAGAATTGTTGAGTTGCCTGCAATTGCGGGCTGAACGTGAGTTTAAAGCGAAAAATGGCCCTTTGGATTGTGTTCAGAAAAATTATTTTATCCAGACAAACTCTTCCATCCAGAAAAGCGAGCAATTATCAGACAAACCTCAATCATTGGATAGCGGTATTGCCGAAGATTATGCGAACCGCCTGCGTAAAAATGAGAAGAAGCTGAGTAAATGGGCTAAGCAGCAGGGTATTGATTGCTATCGATTATATGATGCAGATTTGCCGGAATATAACGTAGCAGTTGATCGCTATGCTGATAAAGTTATTGTTCAGGAATATTCACCACCTAAATCTGTTGATGCTAATAAAGCTCGTCAGCGCCTATTTGATGTGATCAGTGCAACAATGAATGTGCTCGGATTGCAATCTAATCAGTTGATCCTGAAAACCCGTCAGCGTCAGAAAGGCAAAAATCAATATGAAAAACTCGCTGAGAAGAAAGAATTCTTTTTGGTAAATGAGTATGGGGCGAAATTCTGGGTTAACCTGACAGATTATCTGGATACAGGACTATTTCTCGATCACCGTATTGCCCGACGGAAATTGGGAGAAATGAGTCAAGGGAAAGATTTTCTTAATTTATTTGCCTATACCGGTTCAGCAACAGTTCATGCTGGATTGGGAGGAGCGCGCTCGACGACTACAGTGGATATGTCCCGTACTTACCTTGAATGGGCTGAGAAAAACTTACAGGTGAATGGCCTGACTGGTCGTCAGCATCGCCTGATTCAGGCTGATTGTTTGGGTTGGCTTGAGCAGACAAGTGAGCAATTTGATCTGATTTTTATTGACCCTCCGACATTTTCCAATTCCAAACGCATGGAAGATACATTTGATGTTCAGCGTGATCACATTACTTTAATGGAACGACTGAAACGTTTGCTTCGTCGTGGCGGAATTTTAATGTTCTCCAACAATAAACGTGGTTTTAAAATGGATTTTGCTGAACTTGAAAAATTAGGTCTGGTGGCAGAAGAAATTACAGAGAAAACTTTATCTCAAGATTTTGCCCGTAACCGCCAGATCCACAACTGCTGGCTGCTGCGTCACGTTGGCGAGGAAAAATAA
- a CDS encoding cell division protein ZapC, with the protein MRIRPDDQWHWYFDAEHNRVMLDLANGMVFRSRFPAKMLTTYATTMKESCFSVDDAALYYTFEEYSRRINIAPELRAELALNGLVAFRFMKPQMPRSWYFSVFSLITKPEQGEIVQVRLQNDGTEILFMVAEAGDSASVCLLVQQKLDLGDRVMNFCDPIKIMNDRLMPYIEPAQAPIYDKVI; encoded by the coding sequence ATGAGAATTAGACCTGATGATCAGTGGCACTGGTATTTTGATGCCGAGCATAATCGTGTCATGCTCGATCTTGCTAATGGTATGGTTTTTCGTTCCCGCTTTCCTGCCAAAATGTTAACTACTTATGCAACCACGATGAAAGAAAGCTGTTTTTCTGTCGATGATGCAGCACTTTATTATACTTTCGAAGAATATTCCCGCCGCATTAATATTGCACCAGAACTCAGGGCTGAATTAGCGCTAAATGGATTAGTTGCATTTCGCTTTATGAAACCGCAAATGCCAAGAAGCTGGTATTTTTCTGTTTTTTCTTTAATTACTAAACCGGAACAAGGAGAAATTGTTCAGGTGCGTTTACAAAACGATGGAACAGAAATTTTGTTTATGGTTGCTGAAGCTGGAGATAGTGCCAGCGTATGCTTATTAGTGCAGCAAAAATTAGATCTCGGTGATCGCGTGATGAATTTTTGCGATCCGATCAAAATAATGAATGATCGTTTAATGCCTTATATTGAACCCGCCCAGGCACCTATATATGACAAGGTGATTTAA
- the pyrD gene encoding quinone-dependent dihydroorotate dehydrogenase: MYYSLLKKALFQLDPEQAHELTFRQLKLVTDTPFEFLIRQSVATKPVTCMGLSFKNPLGLAAGLDKNGDCIDAFGAMGFGFVEIGTVTPRPQAGNDKPRLFRVVEAEGIINRMGFNNLGVDNLVENVKRAKYDGIIGINIGKNKDTPVENGKDDYLICMDKVYPHAGYITINISSPNTPGLRTLQYGEALDDLLSAIKNKQSELQQKYQKYVPVAVKISPDLTEEELVKIADSLMRHDIDGVIATNTTLDRKIIAGLSHYQQAGGLSGRPVQLRSTEIIRRLSQELKGEIPIIGVGGIDSLVSAREKMEAGASLIQIFSGFIYKGPKLIKDIVNYI; the protein is encoded by the coding sequence ATGTATTATTCTCTTCTAAAAAAGGCATTGTTCCAGCTTGATCCGGAACAAGCACATGAACTTACTTTCCGCCAGCTTAAACTTGTTACCGATACTCCTTTCGAATTCCTCATCCGCCAATCAGTTGCTACTAAACCCGTCACTTGTATGGGATTGTCATTTAAAAATCCTCTTGGTTTAGCCGCTGGTCTTGATAAGAATGGTGATTGCATTGATGCATTTGGTGCAATGGGATTTGGTTTTGTTGAAATTGGTACAGTAACGCCACGCCCACAAGCCGGGAATGATAAGCCGAGGTTATTCCGCGTTGTTGAAGCGGAAGGCATTATTAATCGGATGGGTTTTAATAATCTTGGCGTTGATAATCTGGTCGAGAATGTCAAAAGAGCAAAATATGACGGAATTATCGGAATTAATATTGGTAAAAATAAAGATACACCAGTAGAAAATGGTAAAGATGATTATTTAATTTGTATGGATAAAGTTTATCCTCATGCAGGTTATATTACGATTAATATCTCTTCACCTAATACACCGGGTCTGAGAACATTACAGTATGGTGAAGCACTGGATGATCTCTTATCTGCGATTAAAAATAAACAAAGTGAACTACAACAAAAATATCAAAAGTACGTTCCTGTTGCTGTGAAAATTTCGCCAGACCTGACAGAAGAAGAATTAGTAAAAATCGCAGATAGTTTAATGCGCCATGACATCGATGGTGTTATTGCGACTAATACCACATTAGATAGAAAGATTATTGCAGGATTGAGTCACTATCAGCAGGCGGGTGGTTTGAGTGGCCGCCCTGTACAACTGCGTAGCACAGAGATTATTCGACGTCTTTCTCAGGAATTAAAAGGTGAAATACCAATTATTGGTGTTGGTGGAATTGACTCCCTGGTTTCTGCCAGAGAAAAAATGGAAGCAGGAGCTTCATTGATTCAGATATTCTCTGGTTTTATTTATAAAGGGCCAAAATTAATCAAAGATATTGTCAATTATATCTGA